A single genomic interval of Croceibacter atlanticus HTCC2559 harbors:
- a CDS encoding ATP-binding protein has protein sequence MTKSAHFKVDPKLAELLGETYRSVEEATKELIDNAYDADSENVKIQLPDELTPDQKIVIEDDGSGMKENEVRNEYLNIANSRTSRKGNVTFSKKRKVKGRKGIGKFSGLMVASQMTIETYASGKMTSLTINKDDLAKAGYDLEKVPLPINVTDCDKTKHGTRITLEGINQNFSFPNPDRLKEILIRDYGREMDFDITINGENIGVLDLQGKSYSERIELPDGKMATLNYTVTEKPIKQAGIAIRVNNKIIGRPQNFLSDDEIIPKKLQNRVYGEIICDDLEDDLTADFGAVIDNSKLYQKLTTSTTEKLRKSVDEVFVTDMKMAKARYQRKINKELEKLPDFKQPFAKKALYKVLEKFYGETEERINTVISVMVSAMEKDHYWDIVQNIEDTRTGDVEKFAEALSEFGFLEMSIISSQAINRLRFLDELNILIENPKTLESTVHKAFEKNTWLFGDDYSVIFSDQGLKTSIEKVINKTYKGEKPDDRPDILFGRNITRSLVLIEFKRPSFTLNRDTESQALKYRDELNVYFHNQKIEIILLGGKVKGIISSHNERGDVLYRTYVDLISVARQKLIWLIDELKKE, from the coding sequence ATGACAAAATCAGCACACTTTAAAGTTGACCCAAAACTAGCAGAATTACTAGGCGAAACATATCGCTCAGTCGAAGAAGCCACAAAGGAATTAATTGACAACGCCTATGATGCTGATTCTGAAAATGTCAAAATTCAACTACCAGACGAGTTGACACCTGACCAAAAAATTGTGATAGAAGATGATGGTTCAGGAATGAAAGAAAATGAGGTTCGTAACGAATACTTAAATATTGCAAATAGCCGAACTTCTCGAAAAGGCAATGTCACATTTTCAAAAAAGAGAAAAGTTAAAGGTCGTAAAGGAATCGGAAAATTTTCAGGTTTAATGGTTGCAAGTCAAATGACAATTGAAACTTATGCAAGCGGTAAAATGACTTCATTAACCATTAACAAAGACGATTTAGCAAAAGCAGGTTATGACTTAGAAAAAGTTCCTCTTCCAATTAATGTAACAGACTGTGATAAAACAAAACACGGAACTAGAATAACACTTGAAGGAATTAATCAAAATTTTAGCTTTCCAAATCCTGATAGACTAAAGGAAATTTTAATCCGAGACTATGGTCGTGAAATGGATTTTGACATAACAATAAATGGCGAAAATATCGGTGTACTTGACCTTCAAGGAAAATCATACTCGGAAAGAATAGAATTGCCAGATGGGAAAATGGCTACATTAAATTATACAGTTACAGAAAAGCCAATAAAACAAGCAGGAATAGCAATTAGAGTAAACAATAAAATTATCGGTAGACCTCAAAACTTTCTTTCAGATGATGAAATTATTCCTAAAAAACTACAAAATAGAGTCTATGGAGAAATTATCTGTGATGATTTAGAAGATGATTTAACAGCCGATTTTGGTGCAGTAATCGACAACAGTAAATTATACCAAAAACTCACAACAAGCACTACAGAAAAATTACGGAAATCCGTTGACGAAGTTTTTGTCACTGATATGAAAATGGCAAAAGCACGTTATCAAAGAAAAATCAACAAGGAATTAGAGAAATTACCTGATTTTAAACAACCTTTCGCAAAAAAAGCACTTTATAAAGTTCTTGAGAAATTTTATGGAGAAACCGAGGAGAGAATAAATACAGTAATTTCTGTTATGGTATCCGCAATGGAAAAAGACCATTATTGGGATATTGTTCAAAATATAGAGGATACGAGAACAGGAGATGTTGAAAAATTTGCAGAAGCACTTTCCGAGTTTGGTTTTTTAGAAATGAGCATAATTTCTAGTCAAGCAATTAATAGATTGAGATTTTTAGACGAACTAAATATTTTAATAGAAAATCCTAAAACTCTTGAATCAACAGTTCATAAAGCTTTTGAGAAAAATACTTGGCTTTTTGGAGATGATTATTCTGTAATTTTCTCAGACCAAGGCTTAAAAACCTCAATCGAAAAAGTAATTAATAAGACGTATAAAGGAGAAAAGCCAGATGATAGACCAGATATTCTTTTTGGAAGAAATATTACTAGGTCATTAGTCTTAATAGAATTTAAAAGACCAAGTTTTACATTAAATCGAGATACGGAATCTCAAGCATTAAAATATCGAGATGAACTCAATGTATATTTTCACAATCAAAAAATTGAAATTATCCTTTTAGGAGGTAAGGTAAAAGGGATAATAAG